The following are from one region of the Plodia interpunctella isolate USDA-ARS_2022_Savannah chromosome 23, ilPloInte3.2, whole genome shotgun sequence genome:
- the LOC128680180 gene encoding zinc finger protein 579-like → MSVAPAVKRELDLDSGGGSPGRKRRKQAAPTRAPQPLPPPPLDLQAKMADIYKSALAFGELTLPTFDPLAAFRLLPRHEPPRIFNPEAYCDLCCKEFCNKYFLKTHRANKHGIYDGGEPQPAAPPPAQPSPPRRASDEESGGTPRRLSPDSARRAREAGFQPDTLRRLGVVNPEAFCEICCKEYCNKYFLRTHRERRHGVPAHRSPAAELSPSAVTPPMSLATPLTTPMSTPITTPPALPAPPPDTPPRSHSLPPPYDSEEMAEVKRECEEDFEAALRDGQTSPLNLIVEERGVASPGSASEELRKLQTMISQLNELAAERLVDDPMEAGPRPPSSSPPPPDERRASSSSGSSFCEICNKELCNKYFMRTHMQRMHGISLESGTQLGGVTCDICHKELCSKYFLRVHKHNTHGIPAPPAPANAAPAEPCPLCARRFRGPRALRAHLLAEHAPPARPPPPPPRPLDLLARDKPYACSYCPFTTDVLAFLFAHERAHAQQQANEPIENNTEASGGEQESGEGASEAGDAGEGEGEAQYSCSRCEFRAEGFAALEAHLRAAHGGAGALLAVPRAPQAPLTMQPFVVEEAGGALSLVPALVFLPVRRRATRRATVTLTLTPA, encoded by the coding sequence ATGTCGGTGGCGCCGGCGGTCAAGCGCGAGCTGGACTTGGACAGCGGCGGCGGCAGTCCGGGGCGAAAGCGGCGCAAGCAGGCCGCTCCCACCCGCGCGCCGCAGCCTCTCCCGCCCCCGCCGCTAGACCTGCAGGCCAAGATGGCTGACATCTACAAGAGCGCCCTTGCCTTCGGAGAACTCACACTACCCACCTTCGATCCTCTCGCCGCATTTAGACTCCTCCCAAGACACGAACCCCCGCGAATATTCAACCCTGAGGCCTACTGCGATCTGTGCTGCAAGGAATTCTGTAACAAATACTTCTTGAAAACACACCGCGCGAACAAACACGGCATCTATGATGGCGGGGAGCCACAGCCGGCCGCACCCCCGCCCGCGCAGCCCTCCCCCCCGAGACGAGCGTCTGATGAAGAATCAGGAGGAACACCACGACGCCTCTCCCCAGACTCCGCAAGGCGGGCGCGCGAGGCGGGATTCCAACCTGACACGTTACGAAGACTCGGCGTCGTAAACCCTGAAGCGTTCTGCGAGATCTGCTGTAAAGAGTATTGTAATAAGTACTTTCTGCGCACGCACCGCGAGCGGCGGCACGGCGTGCCCGCGCACCGCTCGCCGGCCGCCGAGCTGTCCCCCAGCGCGGTGACGCCGCCCATGTCTCTCGCCACGCCGCTCACCACACCCATGAGCACGCCCATCACCACGCCGCCGGCGCTGCCCGCTCCACCGCCCGACACTCCGCCGCGGTCGCACTCACTACCTCCCCCCTATGATTCTGAGGAGATGGCAGAAGTAAAACGAGAATGTGAGGAAGACTTCGAGGCGGCGCTGAGAGACGGACAGACGAGTCCCTTGAACTTGATTGTGGAAGAGCGGGGAGTGGCGTCTCCGGGGTCCGCCAGCGAAGAGTTGCGAAAGCTACAAACGATGATCTCGCAGCTGAACGAGCTGGCGGCGGAGCGCCTCGTCGACGACCCCATGGAGGCCGGCCCGCGCCCCCCGAGCTCCTCCCCTCCACCGCCTGACGAACGCCGCGCTTCTTCATCTTCCGGATCCAGTTTCTGTGAGATTTGCAACAAGGAGCTTTGCAATAAATACTTCATGCGCACCCACATGCAGCGCATGCACGGGATCTCTCTGGAGAGCGGCACGCAGCTCGGCGGGGTCACCTGCGACATCTGCCACAAGGAGCTCTGTAGTAAATATTTCTTGCGCGTGCACAAACATAACACTCACGGTATACCAGCACCGCCGGCGCCGGCCAACGCAGCGCCCGCGGAGCCGTGCCCGCTGTGCGCGCGCCGGTTCCGCGGCCCGCGGGCGCTGCGCGCGCACCTCCTGGCTGAGCACGCGCCCCCCGCGCGCCCCCCGCCCCCTCCGCCGCGGCCTCTCGACCTGCTCGCCAGGGACAAACCATACGCATGTTCCTACTGTCCGTTCACGACGGACGTCCTCGCGTTCTTATTTGCGCACGAGCGAGCGCACGCCCAGCAACAAGCAAACGAGCCGATAGAGAATAATACCGAAGCGAGTGGCGGCGAGCAAGAGAGCGGCGAGggcgcgagcgaagccggggacGCGGGGGAAGGGGAGGGCGAGGCGCAGTACTCGTGTTCGCGCTGCGAGTTCCGCGCGGAGGGGTTCGCGGCGCTGGAAGCCCACCTGCGCGCGGCGCACGGCGGCGCCGGCGCGCTGCTGGCGGTGCCGCGCGCGCCGCAAGCGCCGCTAACTATGCAGCCATTCGTGGTGGAGGAAGCGGGCGGCGCGCTGAGCCTGGTGCCGGCGCTGGTGTTCCTGCCGGTGCGGCGGCGCGCGACGCGGCGCGCCACGGTGACGCTGACGCTGACGCCGGCCTAG
- the LOC128680153 gene encoding phospholipid scramblase family member 5-like, with product MFNRNIIEMMQAAPIPPSPTQVFPDAVKRPGVPEVDVTPEVQEEAEPVLQVATPAPFEELSSVDRLLITKRLRVKRALLFRGKRNRFFVRTPDQNLLYTVEEENSWWVGYFCSGLRPLQLHVNNSDGAEVMRVSRPFACTPRLLPCQLQTIQVYAPPENLIGTVEQIWTAIAPEYVVKDAEGNEVLWIHGPKITLSCFQDVQFHITKPDGTAAGATCKRWQGLKHALFYAPVSDRCGVAFERDLSGVQKALLLAATLIFEYLYYDI from the exons ATGtttaacagaaatataatCGAAATGATGCAAGCAGCCCCTATTCCTCCGTCTCCTACTCAGGTCTTCCCTGATGCTGTCAAAAGGCCTGGGGTTCCAGAGGTAGATGTGACCCCTGAGGTACAAGAGGAAGCAGAG CCGGTGCTGCAAGTAGCTACGCCGGCGCCGTTCGAGGAGCTGTCTTCAGTGGACCGGCTGCTGATCACAAAGCGACTGCGCGTGAAGCGAGCCCTGCTGTTCCGGGGCAAGAGGAACAGGTTCTTTGTGAGGACTCCCGACCAGAACCTGCTGTATACTGTCGAGGAAGAGAACAG CTGGTGGGTTGGTTACTTCTGCTCTGGCCTGCGTCCTCTGCAGCTGCACGTGAATAACAGCGATGGCGCGGAGGTGATGCGGGTCAGTCGGCCCTTCGCCTGCACACCCAGGTTGCTGCCCTGCCAATTGCAAACCATCCAG GTGTACGCCCCTCCAGAGAACCTCATCGGAACGGTGGAACAGATCTGGACGGCGATCGCGCCGGAGTACGTTGTGAAGGATGCTGAAGGGAACGAGGTACTCTGGATTCATG GGCCAAAAATAACGCTGAGCTGTTTCCAAGACGTGCAGTTCCACATCACGAAGCCAGACGGCACTGCAGCCGGTGCCACATGTAAACGCTGGCAGGGCTTGAAACACGCACTCTTCTACGCGCCAGTCTCTGACAG atgtGGCGTGGCGTTTGAACGGGACTTGTCTGGGGTGCAGAAGGCTCTCCTCTTAGCTGCAACTTTGATTTTTGAGTATTTGTATTATGATATATAG